A genomic region of Candidatus Latescibacter sp. contains the following coding sequences:
- a CDS encoding AMP-binding protein, which produces MLTIDGSFRESARNFPDSVAMRYFQDDRWEQITYYEMNSAVNIIAYGLADLGLDRQSKVAIMSENRPEWVVGYLAALSAGAVTVPIDAVLGEIETEHILNHSEAETIICSMRCYEDIGRLMSATPHVKNIIILDRNITVRHDHKGEGEGRALAIHGRKKNGHKNFFSYDDLRERGIARLSRGEFVFPEKSINDLASIIYTSGTTGAAKGVMLTHKNIMSNVDSVRQFIHLDSNDSFILLLPLHHTFPFTICMVLPLAVGAIFSFVDIMSRDRSRLIMESKPTIFVGVPLLFSKIYKGIMRQIETSKVKSFLYNYGGRKLISMGLKKKLGGRLRIMVSGAAPMNPSVIEGFVELGIEFLEGYGLTETSPVVSANPIGNIRIGSIGIPIQGVEVKIDNPGPDGIGEIVIKGDNVMGGYYNNIEQTEQVLRDGWFYSGDLGKIDKDGYIFITGRAKDVIVNRGGKNVYPDGVEAEINKSKFIAESIVLGYRTQGLVGEDVGVLINPDYEYLIEYSRNNTITLSHEMDIARLTEEDKDELIEKFRSFLENEVRNSMEKLAHYQRVTRIGIERDEFIKTSTRKTKRFLYKGRLDIVDIG; this is translated from the coding sequence ATGTTAACCATCGATGGGAGTTTTCGTGAAAGCGCTCGTAATTTCCCGGATTCCGTTGCCATGCGTTATTTCCAGGATGACCGGTGGGAGCAAATCACCTATTACGAAATGAACAGCGCCGTCAATATCATCGCCTATGGCCTTGCCGACCTTGGATTGGACAGGCAATCAAAAGTGGCCATCATGAGCGAGAACCGTCCCGAATGGGTGGTCGGGTACCTTGCCGCCCTGTCAGCCGGCGCAGTCACCGTTCCCATCGATGCAGTACTCGGAGAAATCGAAACCGAACATATCCTGAACCATTCCGAGGCTGAGACCATCATCTGTTCCATGCGCTGCTATGAGGATATCGGCCGCCTTATGAGTGCAACTCCTCATGTAAAAAACATCATTATCCTGGACCGCAATATTACTGTCCGGCATGACCATAAAGGAGAGGGGGAGGGACGCGCCCTGGCCATACACGGCCGAAAAAAGAACGGTCACAAAAACTTTTTTTCCTATGACGATCTGCGTGAAAGGGGGATAGCCCGGCTGAGCAGGGGAGAGTTCGTTTTCCCCGAAAAATCTATAAACGATCTGGCCTCGATTATTTACACCTCCGGGACCACCGGAGCCGCAAAAGGGGTGATGCTTACCCATAAGAATATCATGAGCAATGTCGACTCCGTAAGGCAATTCATCCATCTCGATTCGAACGACAGCTTTATTCTCCTGCTTCCACTGCACCATACCTTCCCCTTCACTATCTGCATGGTGCTTCCCCTGGCTGTCGGCGCCATTTTCAGCTTTGTGGATATCATGAGCCGCGACCGGAGCCGTCTTATCATGGAATCCAAGCCGACAATCTTTGTAGGTGTACCGCTGCTTTTTTCCAAGATTTATAAAGGGATCATGCGCCAGATCGAAACTTCGAAAGTGAAGAGCTTTCTTTACAATTACGGCGGCCGGAAGCTGATCAGCATGGGTCTGAAAAAAAAGCTTGGCGGCAGACTCCGGATCATGGTTTCCGGGGCTGCGCCGATGAACCCGTCAGTTATCGAGGGATTTGTCGAGCTGGGCATCGAATTTCTCGAAGGGTATGGGCTGACTGAAACCTCGCCGGTAGTTTCTGCTAATCCCATCGGTAATATCAGAATCGGCTCGATCGGCATTCCGATCCAGGGTGTAGAGGTGAAAATCGACAATCCCGGCCCGGACGGTATCGGCGAGATCGTTATTAAGGGCGACAATGTGATGGGGGGTTACTATAATAACATTGAGCAGACCGAACAAGTACTCAGGGATGGGTGGTTTTATTCCGGCGACCTGGGAAAAATCGATAAGGACGGCTATATCTTCATCACCGGCCGGGCCAAAGATGTGATTGTGAATCGTGGAGGCAAGAACGTTTATCCGGACGGAGTGGAGGCTGAGATAAACAAAAGTAAGTTCATCGCCGAATCCATTGTCCTTGGCTATCGCACTCAGGGGCTCGTGGGAGAAGATGTGGGCGTACTCATCAACCCGGATTATGAATACTTGATCGAATATAGCAGGAACAATACTATCACATTGAGCCACGAAATGGATATTGCCCGGCTTACCGAGGAAGACAAGGACGAGCTTATCGAGAAATTCCGCTCGTTTCTGGAGAACGAAGTGCGGAACAGCATGGAGAAACTGGCGCATTATCAACGGGTCACCCGCATCGGCATCGAGCGTGACGAGTTCATCAAAACCTCCACACGCAAAACCAAGCGGTTTCTCTATAAAGGCCGGCTGGATATTGTGGATATAGGGTAA
- the gdhA gene encoding NADP-specific glutamate dehydrogenase, giving the protein MDSIKAQVTSRDPNQKEFLQAVDEVITDIKDFYKRNPRYAKAKIMERMVEPERMIIFRVPWTADNGEVMVNRGFRVQFNSSIGPIKGGLRFHPSVNLSIIKFLGFEQTFKNALTTLPMGGGKGGSDFDPKGKSDSEVMRFCQSFMTELYKYIGQDIDVPAGDIGVGGREIGFLFGQWKRLTNEFSGVLTGKGLNWGGSLIRPEATGYGATYFALEMMKTRGLTLESKTCLVSGSGNVAQYTVQKINQLGGKAVTLSDSGGFIYDPKGISAEKLNFVMELKNVNRSRIKEYVDKYPEAAFTPADPGADHNPLWDVKADCAFPSATQNEINGKDAMNMVKNKVMLVSEGANMPTDPDAVKIFREHKILHAPGKASNAGGVAVSGLEMSQNSMRLSWSREEVDRRLQGIMQAIHEQCVTYGMDGNYCNYFKGANIAGFKKVADTMLEQGLV; this is encoded by the coding sequence ACGGATATCAAGGATTTCTACAAGCGCAATCCCCGTTATGCCAAGGCCAAAATCATGGAGCGGATGGTCGAGCCAGAGCGGATGATCATTTTCCGGGTTCCCTGGACAGCCGACAATGGCGAGGTGATGGTCAACCGCGGTTTTCGGGTCCAGTTCAACAGCTCGATCGGACCAATCAAGGGAGGACTCCGTTTCCATCCCTCGGTCAACCTGAGCATCATTAAATTTCTTGGTTTCGAGCAGACATTTAAAAACGCACTTACCACCCTGCCCATGGGCGGCGGCAAGGGCGGCTCAGATTTTGATCCCAAAGGCAAGAGCGACTCCGAAGTCATGCGTTTCTGCCAGAGTTTCATGACTGAATTGTACAAATACATCGGACAAGACATTGATGTTCCCGCCGGAGACATTGGAGTCGGCGGACGGGAAATCGGCTTTCTTTTCGGACAATGGAAGCGGCTCACCAATGAATTTTCCGGAGTCCTGACCGGCAAGGGTTTGAACTGGGGCGGCTCGCTCATTCGCCCGGAGGCCACCGGATACGGCGCCACATATTTCGCGCTCGAAATGATGAAAACCCGCGGTCTGACCCTGGAAAGCAAAACCTGTCTGGTCTCCGGCTCCGGCAATGTAGCTCAGTATACGGTGCAGAAAATCAACCAGCTGGGCGGAAAGGCGGTCACCCTGTCCGACTCCGGCGGTTTCATTTATGATCCCAAAGGCATATCCGCTGAGAAGCTGAATTTCGTCATGGAGCTGAAGAATGTAAACCGCAGCCGTATCAAGGAATATGTCGATAAATACCCTGAAGCAGCATTCACTCCGGCCGATCCCGGCGCCGACCACAATCCGCTCTGGGATGTCAAAGCCGACTGCGCTTTCCCCAGCGCCACTCAGAACGAGATTAACGGCAAAGATGCTATGAACATGGTCAAAAACAAGGTCATGCTGGTCAGCGAAGGCGCCAATATGCCCACTGACCCTGATGCCGTGAAAATCTTCCGCGAACATAAAATCCTTCATGCTCCCGGCAAAGCCTCCAATGCCGGCGGTGTCGCGGTTTCCGGACTCGAGATGTCCCAGAACAGCATGCGTCTTTCCTGGTCCCGTGAAGAAGTGGACCGTCGGCTCCAGGGAATCATGCAGGCCATTCACGAGCAGTGTGTGACCTATGGCATGGATGGAAATTACTGCAATTACTTCAAAGGCGCAAACATTGCCGGTTTCAAGAAGGTTGCGGATACCATGCTCGAACAAGGTCTGGTGTAA
- a CDS encoding OmpA family protein, which produces MSQLRSIVCFALVFMCFVTRESEAQNRLLSTTFEGGLGLQYMQSARTFGKGTVVWGIRGITVEKESWVLSSPGVYEKKLDRPAILAIPLSFGLTDEIDMNSALFVFRDARSLKNSRDVAAGYGSPQQGVGASYLGVKIRLPFSMSSPVQIAGKFGAFMDTSQEELDGMNFRWTRKGTTIESSIFETFDLGHSLSLNLEQGYVKSDSKMYDDQVVGAAGLQMEMKNRLVMNLEVNNRTFLGAGPQSALNMAGFFTGASALASNPAYQNDHRADFTKDFFVVSPSVVMRLHRSLTLNLGANINIADQVKPKEKYQITFGITLNTDIKSMIDSDGDGVYNYLDAEPNTPKGFKVDKRGVSLDTDGDGVPDGRDQQPDTPRGALVDADGVGIDSDEDGVYDGLDREPQTPRGAPVDKFGVNLDDDHDGVPNDRDKELNTPKGAVADKDGVALDDDGDGVPNGIDTEPDTPRGAKVNALGASIDSDGDHVPDGIDEEPNTPKGVLVDKRGRGLIKQENSPVSDGILRLNTIHFGPSTGLTPESYPVLDEIGQLLQKYPALQIQIEGHTDNSGDMERNLRLSRERARDALDYLLKKYPALKRDRFRVVGFGSDKPITSNAAAEGRRANRRVEFHIISRFELPKAGAGK; this is translated from the coding sequence ATGAGTCAATTACGTTCAATAGTATGTTTCGCCCTGGTATTTATGTGTTTTGTAACTAGGGAAAGCGAGGCCCAGAACCGCCTGCTTTCTACTACTTTTGAAGGCGGCCTGGGTCTTCAGTACATGCAGTCGGCCAGAACTTTCGGGAAAGGAACAGTCGTCTGGGGGATCAGAGGCATCACCGTGGAAAAGGAATCGTGGGTTCTTTCCTCGCCCGGAGTGTACGAAAAAAAACTGGACCGGCCTGCGATTTTAGCCATCCCTCTCTCATTCGGACTGACCGATGAAATCGACATGAACAGCGCGCTTTTCGTGTTCCGGGATGCGCGGTCTTTAAAAAACAGCCGGGATGTCGCCGCCGGATACGGTTCTCCGCAGCAGGGAGTGGGCGCCTCATACCTTGGGGTGAAGATACGGCTTCCGTTTTCCATGAGTTCTCCGGTGCAGATTGCCGGTAAATTTGGAGCATTCATGGATACCTCCCAGGAAGAGCTGGATGGTATGAATTTTCGCTGGACCCGTAAGGGCACCACCATTGAAAGCTCTATCTTTGAAACGTTCGATCTCGGACATTCCCTGAGCCTGAACCTGGAACAGGGGTATGTGAAGTCTGATTCCAAGATGTACGATGACCAGGTGGTCGGCGCCGCCGGGTTGCAGATGGAGATGAAAAACAGGCTGGTGATGAATCTCGAAGTGAATAACCGTACTTTTCTCGGGGCAGGACCGCAGTCTGCACTGAATATGGCGGGTTTTTTCACCGGAGCAAGCGCCCTCGCCAGTAATCCTGCCTATCAGAATGACCATAGAGCGGATTTCACCAAGGACTTTTTTGTAGTGTCGCCGTCTGTGGTGATGCGATTACATCGTTCGCTGACACTGAATCTCGGGGCCAATATAAATATCGCGGACCAGGTGAAACCAAAGGAAAAATATCAGATCACATTCGGGATAACGCTGAATACCGATATAAAGTCCATGATAGATTCAGATGGAGATGGTGTATATAACTATCTGGACGCCGAGCCGAACACCCCGAAAGGATTCAAGGTGGATAAGCGTGGAGTGTCGCTTGATACGGATGGCGATGGAGTTCCTGACGGCAGGGACCAGCAGCCGGATACTCCCCGCGGCGCCCTTGTTGATGCGGACGGCGTGGGAATCGATTCCGACGAGGATGGCGTATACGACGGTCTGGACAGAGAACCCCAGACCCCGCGTGGCGCCCCGGTGGACAAATTCGGTGTGAATCTCGATGATGACCACGACGGCGTTCCCAACGACCGTGACAAGGAATTGAATACTCCGAAAGGAGCGGTGGCTGACAAGGATGGAGTGGCTCTGGACGATGATGGCGATGGAGTACCCAACGGCATCGATACGGAGCCCGACACTCCCCGGGGCGCCAAAGTGAATGCCCTGGGCGCTTCCATCGACAGCGACGGCGATCATGTTCCGGATGGAATTGACGAGGAACCGAATACCCCCAAGGGGGTCCTGGTAGACAAGCGCGGGCGGGGTTTGATAAAACAGGAGAACAGTCCGGTGAGCGACGGTATCCTGCGGCTCAACACCATTCATTTCGGTCCGTCGACAGGATTGACGCCGGAGTCTTATCCTGTTCTCGATGAAATCGGGCAGCTTCTCCAGAAATATCCTGCGCTGCAGATTCAAATTGAGGGACATACCGATAATTCCGGTGATATGGAGAGAAATCTTCGGCTTTCACGAGAAAGAGCCAGGGATGCGCTGGATTATCTTTTGAAAAAGTATCCGGCTCTGAAACGTGACCGTTTCAGGGTGGTTGGCTTCGGATCAGACAAACCGATCACTTCAAATGCTGCCGCAGAAGGTCGCAGGGCGAACAGAAGAGTGGAGTTTCACATCATAAGCCGTTTTGAATTGCCGAAGGCCGGCGCCGGCAAATAA
- a CDS encoding diguanylate cyclase, whose product MPDRDKFYQKLLNRIFDGVYFVDVEKKVTYWNKGAERISGYSAAEMLGLSCPDKILVHVDDRGTDLCKGECPLSETMTDNSMFTAEVYLNHKDGHRVPVTIGVSSLMDEDGKCIGVVEVFREIAVRTIDKQLIEDLKKSALLDPLTELANRRYVNMKLRASFEELRRHDIPFGLIIGDIDFFKNVNDTWGHAAGDSVLQMISRTLEGNMRASDMAGRWGGDEFIFIASHFEGGNLGILADKLRKLVENCTVIIKSTSVNVTMTLGGTQARTDDTIESLTERADRFLYQGKSSGRNLVIVDEKAE is encoded by the coding sequence ATGCCAGACAGGGATAAGTTTTATCAGAAACTCTTGAACCGTATATTTGACGGGGTGTATTTTGTAGATGTTGAGAAGAAAGTCACATACTGGAATAAAGGGGCGGAAAGAATAAGCGGATATTCCGCTGCGGAAATGCTCGGCCTATCCTGTCCGGACAAAATCCTGGTTCATGTGGACGACCGCGGAACAGATTTATGTAAGGGGGAATGTCCCCTTTCCGAGACCATGACCGACAACAGCATGTTTACCGCCGAGGTGTATCTAAATCACAAGGATGGACATCGGGTGCCGGTGACCATAGGGGTTTCATCTTTAATGGACGAAGATGGCAAATGTATCGGAGTTGTGGAAGTTTTTAGAGAGATTGCGGTCAGAACCATCGATAAGCAGCTTATTGAAGACCTTAAAAAATCTGCGCTTTTAGATCCGCTCACCGAGCTTGCCAATCGGCGTTATGTCAATATGAAACTACGGGCTAGTTTTGAAGAGCTGCGCCGGCATGACATTCCCTTCGGATTGATTATAGGGGATATAGACTTTTTCAAAAATGTGAACGATACCTGGGGTCATGCAGCAGGAGATAGTGTTTTGCAGATGATATCCCGAACCCTGGAGGGCAATATGCGGGCATCGGATATGGCCGGAAGGTGGGGAGGAGATGAATTTATTTTTATTGCCTCTCATTTCGAGGGAGGAAATCTGGGTATTCTGGCCGATAAACTGCGTAAGCTCGTGGAAAATTGCACCGTCATTATAAAAAGTACCTCGGTCAACGTCACCATGACCCTGGGAGGCACCCAGGCCAGAACAGATGACACGATTGAATCGCTGACCGAAAGGGCCGATCGCTTTCTATACCAGGGGAAATCCTCCGGAAGAAACCTTGTTATCGTAGATGAAAAGGCGGAATAA